In Spirobacillus cienkowskii, a genomic segment contains:
- a CDS encoding DUF6178 family protein, whose translation MFKLHMPKNLSIESEEMSPNINKKMVMARSGVPWKPASENLFAPALLDIDWLISQPSLPFLAHIAPAHTLYRSIMAHGFEDSLEVVEWVRGEQLQKILDFDIWEKSQEFETWDISTCKIMSWIRLWMEISPEFAAQRIIELEEETIVLIFSKIFEIIPEGLYHINEDIKENWWKTADNKFYLKICHEDPEYFEILKPFIDSLYILNARIAASILAHSTMLVRQESLEFGLRWKNSRLADQGFVSKEDALKALIPKELSYLKKLIQQEKELESKRIETIKKINSKNNYNLLKSDESLNSELQDQIVQFLSKLDPEEGTRYLQHTLGEDTLKNIIGSDNARPEYFYEDDDFIVECTEKIIAHCNMLLFRSESVYIKQLAAPQLLIEKVFIELSNKSLEESIYLKKRIANLSNILVSGAMNSLDNEGLARSLLIVRGALNIGLEYCLLNANEFQLNFNNTETDLEQGTTCLQLLGPEYIFQIGWSILTGLQKDLGHKIVSLDTSLYNGKLKSLRTITMSDSNNLEIPLNKLVENQRYPDINKWLDDIETHISQELFLVFESLFGKVPMFSELLAAEKLVSTIKIQNNFKPFETLNEIESARVFINNIHHNLLMEA comes from the coding sequence ATGTTTAAACTTCATATGCCAAAAAATTTATCTATAGAATCAGAAGAAATGAGTCCAAACATTAACAAAAAGATGGTTATGGCAAGAAGCGGAGTTCCATGGAAACCCGCTTCAGAAAACCTTTTTGCTCCAGCTCTACTAGATATTGATTGGCTTATTAGTCAACCAAGCTTGCCTTTTCTTGCCCATATTGCCCCCGCACACACCTTATACCGCAGTATTATGGCGCATGGTTTTGAAGATTCCTTAGAGGTGGTAGAATGGGTTAGAGGAGAACAACTTCAAAAAATACTTGATTTTGATATTTGGGAAAAATCACAGGAATTTGAAACATGGGATATATCCACTTGTAAAATTATGTCATGGATTCGCTTATGGATGGAAATATCTCCAGAATTTGCTGCCCAAAGAATTATCGAACTCGAAGAAGAAACCATTGTCTTAATTTTTTCAAAAATTTTTGAAATTATTCCAGAAGGTCTTTACCATATTAACGAAGACATTAAAGAAAACTGGTGGAAAACTGCTGACAATAAATTTTACTTAAAAATTTGTCATGAAGACCCAGAATATTTTGAAATATTAAAACCTTTTATAGATTCTTTATATATTTTAAACGCACGTATAGCAGCTTCAATTTTAGCTCATTCAACAATGCTTGTAAGACAGGAGTCTCTAGAATTTGGGTTACGTTGGAAAAATTCTAGATTAGCAGATCAAGGTTTTGTATCAAAAGAAGATGCTTTAAAAGCTCTTATTCCTAAAGAACTAAGTTATCTTAAAAAATTAATTCAACAAGAAAAAGAATTAGAATCCAAAAGAATAGAAACCATAAAAAAAATAAATTCTAAAAATAATTATAATTTATTAAAATCAGATGAGTCCTTAAATTCTGAACTACAAGATCAAATTGTCCAATTTTTATCAAAACTTGACCCAGAAGAAGGCACTCGCTATTTACAACACACCTTAGGCGAGGATACTTTAAAAAATATTATTGGTTCAGATAATGCAAGACCAGAATATTTTTATGAAGATGACGATTTTATTGTAGAATGTACAGAAAAAATTATCGCTCATTGTAATATGCTGTTGTTTCGCTCCGAAAGCGTTTATATTAAGCAATTAGCTGCACCTCAATTATTAATTGAAAAAGTTTTTATTGAATTAAGTAATAAAAGTTTGGAAGAATCTATTTATCTAAAAAAACGAATCGCAAACTTATCAAATATACTCGTATCAGGTGCAATGAATTCGCTCGATAACGAAGGACTTGCACGATCTCTTCTTATAGTTCGTGGTGCACTCAATATTGGTTTAGAGTACTGTTTACTAAATGCTAATGAATTTCAATTAAACTTTAATAATACTGAAACCGATCTCGAACAAGGAACCACCTGTCTGCAATTATTAGGACCAGAATATATATTTCAAATTGGTTGGAGCATACTAACTGGCTTGCAAAAAGATCTTGGACACAAAATTGTTTCCTTAGACACTAGCTTATATAATGGCAAATTAAAGTCTCTAAGAACTATTACAATGAGTGATTCTAATAATTTAGAAATACCTTTAAATAAATTAGTTGAAAATCAAAGATATCCTGACATCAACAAATGGCTTGACGATATTGAGACTCATATATCACAAGAACTTTTCTTGGTATTTGAATCATTGTTTGGTAAAGTGCCTATGTTTTCTGAACTGCTTGCAGCAGAAAAATTAGTAAGTACAATAAAAATTCAAAACAACTTCAAACCATTTGAAACACTAAATGAGATTGAATCAGCCAGAGTTTTTATTAATAATATTCATCATAATTTATTGATGGAGGCGTAA
- a CDS encoding MBL fold metallo-hydrolase: MPLSTHMPKNEKKTTISGTKSLIQSEQFITFWGTRGTIPTPNEDMLKYGGNTSCVEVFSISKTKRTSIILDAGTGIIKCCENALLRGDRSFHLLLTHMHYDHIIGLTKFIPFFRKDCKIHIYGQAKLGSTLKEIIQKFFSSPFFPIEFHQLPAVENIIFHDLKGKNDFLIEDVLVEFLPLNHPQEAVAYKIWSEDKQNSVVYATDHEHGTEKDNDLEKFIKNSDLFIYDSTFSDSNYKNFIGWGHSTAKQGAIFAQKTDVKFYAIFHHDPSSTDNFLESKILNEARSFFKNSFLAAEHQTLNISELKVLLTE, from the coding sequence GTGCCCCTCTCCACACATATGCCTAAAAACGAAAAAAAAACAACAATTTCAGGTACTAAATCCTTAATACAGAGTGAACAGTTCATCACTTTTTGGGGGACAAGAGGAACAATTCCAACTCCAAATGAAGATATGCTTAAATATGGAGGAAATACGTCTTGTGTTGAAGTCTTCTCGATATCAAAAACTAAAAGAACTTCAATAATTTTAGATGCTGGTACGGGAATAATAAAATGCTGTGAAAACGCGCTGTTAAGAGGAGATCGTTCTTTTCATCTTTTACTAACACATATGCACTATGATCATATCATAGGTTTAACAAAATTCATCCCTTTTTTTAGAAAAGACTGTAAAATTCATATTTATGGTCAAGCAAAACTCGGCTCTACATTAAAAGAAATAATCCAAAAATTCTTTAGTAGTCCTTTTTTTCCAATTGAATTTCATCAGTTACCTGCAGTTGAGAATATCATTTTTCATGATTTGAAAGGCAAAAATGATTTTTTAATTGAAGACGTGCTAGTTGAGTTTTTGCCTCTCAATCATCCTCAAGAGGCTGTTGCCTATAAAATTTGGAGTGAAGATAAGCAAAATAGTGTCGTTTATGCTACAGATCATGAGCATGGTACGGAGAAGGACAATGATTTAGAAAAATTTATTAAAAACAGTGACTTATTTATTTACGATTCTACTTTTTCTGATAGCAATTATAAGAACTTTATAGGATGGGGGCATTCTACGGCAAAACAGGGAGCAATATTTGCTCAAAAAACAGACGTAAAATTTTATGCAATTTTTCACCATGACCCTTCAAGTACAGACAATTTTTTAGAGTCAAAAATTTTAAATGAAGCACGAAGTTTCTTTAAAAATAGTTTTCTAGCTGCAGAGCACCAAACCTTAAACATCTCTGAGCTAAAAGTGTTATTGACGGAGTAG
- a CDS encoding 3'-5' exonuclease: MAFQNKKQRTSFKAIHKNFRKESILPTEMMSNPNRPQWLNLLPSQVNIVFFDLETTGGNPHNSSIIEIAAIKYSKGKEVARFETLVNPKRHIPGIVQKITKITNEMVVNAPAFKEIFDDFINFVGDSVLVAHGAQCDISFISHAMREFRNEEFKNFYFCTHLIVSNILNEAPSKTLSGVASYFELPVLEAHNALADAEMTANIFWRLLEITEKIGFRTCDDLLKLQSDAETIRKLGPGINPSIVDNIPSTPGILYVLNSHHEISFLTASSSIKKSLQHLTEIGSDKEMNKIIVDASGFKFERCNNLLEALIQEKRALKRISLTIDPRKAQNRSENFLQIFIPDDMLDFARAYPEKVPFLIPQYAELHSEESIENETHIEESKQNTNLYVTFGEQDDSVIPITRTRKINDILKSDKFKILRHRSHAKDTCIRIGHLKEGIGYCFGPFSQAKAALAEVLEIAEHFPFEHNSFTMRERFAHLRVIISLLNGNIEKEIHHLESANKKIKAVKNFSRWLRNLNLLREVKNVTSNVNSFIVKQTLPSGLSVISNNDFKEFDIAVIVRGRVVKKTRLPFEQGERLKSSRYFTRLFHDYLKEIKSPLMPIVFTDDVCSDMELFSYWLQNKKGEGEWVSFYELEGLFNISLL; encoded by the coding sequence ATGGCATTTCAAAATAAAAAACAAAGAACTTCTTTTAAAGCAATACATAAAAATTTTCGTAAAGAATCTATTCTGCCGACAGAAATGATGTCCAACCCAAATCGTCCTCAGTGGCTAAATCTTCTGCCTTCACAAGTTAACATTGTATTTTTTGATTTAGAAACGACCGGAGGAAATCCTCATAATAGTTCAATCATCGAAATTGCGGCTATTAAATATTCGAAGGGTAAGGAAGTTGCTAGGTTTGAAACTCTTGTCAATCCTAAACGACATATTCCAGGTATAGTTCAGAAAATTACAAAAATTACAAATGAAATGGTGGTTAATGCACCTGCTTTTAAAGAAATTTTTGATGATTTTATAAACTTTGTTGGTGATTCTGTCCTGGTAGCTCATGGTGCACAGTGCGATATTTCTTTTATTTCTCATGCAATGAGAGAGTTTAGAAACGAAGAGTTTAAAAATTTCTATTTTTGTACACATCTTATTGTGTCAAATATTTTAAACGAAGCTCCTTCTAAAACACTTTCTGGAGTTGCGAGTTATTTTGAATTGCCTGTGTTAGAAGCGCATAATGCATTAGCTGACGCAGAAATGACAGCAAATATTTTTTGGAGGTTGCTCGAAATAACAGAAAAAATTGGTTTTAGAACATGCGATGATTTATTAAAGTTACAATCAGATGCAGAAACTATTAGAAAGTTGGGGCCAGGAATTAATCCTTCAATTGTTGATAATATACCATCTACTCCAGGAATATTATATGTTTTAAATTCTCATCATGAAATTTCATTTTTAACTGCTTCGTCGAGTATAAAAAAATCTCTGCAACATCTTACTGAAATTGGTTCAGATAAAGAAATGAACAAGATTATTGTTGATGCATCAGGATTTAAATTTGAGCGTTGCAATAATTTACTTGAGGCTTTAATTCAAGAAAAACGAGCTTTAAAAAGAATTTCTCTTACTATAGATCCGAGAAAAGCACAAAATAGAAGTGAAAATTTTTTACAAATATTTATTCCTGATGACATGCTAGATTTTGCTCGAGCTTATCCAGAAAAAGTTCCATTTTTAATTCCGCAGTACGCTGAGTTACATTCTGAAGAAAGCATTGAAAACGAAACACATATTGAGGAAAGTAAGCAAAATACTAATTTGTATGTTACTTTTGGAGAGCAAGACGATTCAGTAATACCAATAACAAGAACTAGAAAAATTAATGATATTTTAAAGTCAGATAAATTTAAAATTTTAAGACATCGAAGTCATGCAAAGGATACATGTATTCGTATTGGTCATCTCAAAGAGGGTATAGGTTATTGTTTTGGGCCATTTTCTCAAGCTAAAGCAGCTTTAGCAGAAGTTTTGGAGATAGCAGAACATTTTCCTTTTGAACACAATTCTTTTACAATGCGAGAAAGATTTGCGCATTTACGGGTTATAATTTCATTACTGAATGGCAATATTGAAAAAGAAATTCATCACTTAGAAAGTGCAAATAAAAAAATAAAAGCAGTCAAAAATTTTTCTAGATGGTTAAGAAATTTAAATTTATTACGCGAAGTAAAAAATGTTACGAGTAACGTAAACTCTTTTATTGTAAAGCAAACTCTTCCCTCTGGATTAAGTGTAATATCAAATAATGATTTTAAAGAGTTTGATATTGCTGTTATTGTAAGAGGTCGAGTTGTTAAAAAAACTAGACTTCCTTTTGAACAAGGAGAACGATTAAAAAGTTCTCGTTATTTTACAAGACTATTTCATGATTATCTTAAAGAAATAAAATCGCCGTTAATGCCTATAGTTTTTACCGATGATGTTTGCTCTGATATGGAATTGTTTAGTTACTGGTTACAAAACAAAAAAGGCGAAGGTGAGTGGGTCAGTTTTTATGAACTTGAAGGCTTATTTAATATTTCATTACTTTAA
- a CDS encoding SurA N-terminal domain-containing protein, with amino-acid sequence MYLFKIINLLVFSLVFYSCSTTFDNAQNKKSNQIITTLAPTTPFESNTIDGVLATVTDQVILLSDLQHAVLVASQGQTRLLASGQLVGGSLTQNHAQQILDTLINQKVLQIKSQELGFDVPDEELTARIQDFLSQRGFSETELEEQLTKSNKSLEEYRSEFKNELLKQQLIGRVISPMVNVSDDEVKSFYLQQTGGVKQVSAVRLRSLLIKLSENQTAQATELPIVKMLNQKIAEGENFAELVKKYSMEADANVTEGLLPPKPVSNLPSEVRERLVNLKPGQIIGPIVLGRSLFFFEYIGANFSTESDLEKNFASWKNKLQEIKFSERMVEYLKAERSKLKANIRPFEFIR; translated from the coding sequence ATGTATCTTTTTAAAATAATAAATTTATTGGTATTTTCCTTGGTATTTTATTCGTGTTCCACGACATTTGACAATGCACAAAATAAAAAATCCAATCAAATCATAACAACTCTTGCTCCCACAACACCTTTTGAGTCCAATACAATAGACGGGGTTTTAGCAACAGTCACAGATCAAGTTATACTTCTGAGTGATTTACAACATGCAGTTTTGGTAGCAAGTCAGGGGCAAACTAGACTTTTGGCAAGTGGTCAGTTGGTTGGAGGCTCGTTAACGCAAAATCATGCACAACAAATTTTAGACACATTAATTAATCAAAAAGTATTGCAAATTAAATCACAGGAACTTGGTTTTGATGTTCCAGATGAAGAATTAACTGCAAGAATTCAAGACTTTTTGAGTCAAAGAGGTTTTTCTGAAACTGAGCTAGAAGAGCAACTTACAAAAAGTAATAAAAGTTTAGAAGAATATCGTAGTGAATTTAAAAACGAACTACTTAAGCAACAGCTTATAGGCAGAGTTATTAGTCCTATGGTTAATGTTAGCGATGATGAAGTTAAATCTTTTTATCTACAACAAACTGGCGGCGTAAAACAAGTTAGTGCAGTTAGGTTGAGAAGCTTATTAATTAAACTATCAGAAAATCAAACCGCTCAAGCAACAGAACTACCTATTGTTAAAATGCTAAATCAAAAAATAGCTGAGGGTGAAAATTTTGCTGAACTTGTAAAAAAATACTCTATGGAAGCAGATGCAAACGTAACCGAAGGGTTACTGCCTCCTAAACCAGTCTCTAATCTTCCTTCCGAAGTAAGAGAGCGTTTAGTTAACTTAAAGCCAGGACAAATTATTGGACCTATTGTATTGGGTAGGTCATTATTTTTCTTTGAATATATAGGAGCAAATTTTTCGACTGAAAGTGATTTGGAGAAAAACTTTGCATCATGGAAAAATAAATTACAAGAAATAAAATTTTCTGAGAGAATGGTTGAGTATTTAAAAGCAGAAAGATCTAAGCTTAAGGCGAATATTCGTCCTTTTGAGTTTATAAGATAA